CAACTTTGAAGCTCCtgaaatacttaatatatttgaCCTTCAATGCACGGGCGGAGCCAGACATTGTAGACATTAAGGGCTACTGAGAACCCCTAGATTTAGAGATTAAGAAGCAAAACACTGAAAATGTTCAGAGAAGACACTGAAAATGTTGAGCCTGCTGCAtggacacacaaacacactttagataaattaaaaagtaatttaaatcaatcaaacaaacaaaacatttgtttaatgcTTTATTGCACAGTATTAGAAAACAACTTGTGTGATGTAATccaattttagtttttttttctgctaGGAGAGTCAGTTCAAAGTTGCCAGAAAGCAACTTGTGTGACGTCATGAACTAGGTGCTGGCACCCAGTGGATGAATGTGGGTATACCTGGAAAGTTCATGAACTTGCTGGTCCTGATAAACAGGCAGTATAAAGCTGAGAGGCTCACAGCACTCGAGTCAAACCTAAACACACAAccagagagagacacagagagattGAGAAGCAATACAACAACAGAGAAGACACTAAAAATGTTGAGCCTGCATGCATTTCAGCCTTCCCTCATCACTCCATTCATGAGGATTGACTGGCCAGTGTGCAGTCTGTGGCCGGAGATCGAACCTCTTTACAGACACACTGACCTACTGCAGGAGATGAGGAGCAGCCTGGAGAAACTTCAGCACAAAATCTCTGAGGAGATCCAGCAAATGTCAAACTCTGAGGAGATCCAGCCGCTCACCTGTACAGTGCAGGAGAAAGAGGGAAGTGGCTTTGCGTTGACACTGGACACTAAAGACTTTTCCCCAGAAGAACTGTCAGTCAAACAGGTGGGCAGGAAGCTGCAGGTGAGCGGAAAGACAGAGAAGAAGCAGGAGGATGGGAAAGACTCGTACTCGTACAGAATCCAAGAGTTCAGACGTGTGTTTGATCTGCCTGAAGGAGTGAATCCTGAGACAGTGACCTGCTCCATGACTGATGGAAAGCTCTACATACAGGCATCAGTCAATCAGATATCTGAAACACCTGAGAGGATGCTGCACATTCACTGCCCTCAAACTGTGAAgacaacacagacagagactgAAAAGATTCAAAACAACACCAATGAAACACACAAGACTGATCAGCAATCAACAGAAGATCAACTCAACAGATTTGGACTTTGTAAGGCAATATATGAGATGAACTTTATCTTTATATAATTTCTTGTattgaaataattatttgtactctttaatgtgtaatattatttagtattttttaaatagtattttttcacaatattagaattattattaaaattattattatattttattattattattattattattattattactattattattattattattattattaaaagtaaaaattagtggtaaaaatactttttaaaattattaaataaacctTCACACTGAAGACAATATAGCTGACagacatttattcattttttgaaTGATCTTTTCTGAGTTACATTCCTGTgcttgctataataaatgatcatATAGTCATAGAATGTCAACATGTAGTTgagttttattaaaattaaacaaatggGTAATTGTTTGTTTGGGAGcagaaaattataaatatacagTTGGCAACTATCACTTTGTCAATGTTAAATTTGTTATCCAACTACAGACTCTGTGAAATAGTTTTAAGCTGGGATTTCCCATCCCATATTTGTCCTGATACAGCTCTTTTAATGCAGTGTAAGACATTTAATGGTAACACATTCAAAAaccattttgcaaaaaaaagaaTATGTACATTAATGATataaatacatgtaaatgtatggtgtAAGTGTGGTGAAGGTTTTAACTAATGATGTTTGAGAAACTGAAACAACAATCTCtctatcttttagaacagaagACAGTAGAGCCATTTAGTTATTAATATAAAAGCCATTGGCTCATCATAAACAATGGCTCATAAACAAATGCTAAAAGGTTAAAAGTTATCTAACAGACATTGTTCATTCAAGAACACATCTGATGACATCACTGAATTCAGGCTACATACTTTAGAGCCCACAGAACTTGCAGCAATACCCAGCTTTAATCAAGTTTAATGGGGTTTGTATTAAATGGCTATGTTTCTTCAGGCTTTTAAAATACATGCAAAaatttaaacaagaaaaatgtatttaaaagccTTCTTAGAGGAAACAAGTAGACAGATTTGGCAATTTTCCCTGATTAGGCCTACTACACATCAGACGTATAAAGACATGAGTTAAACCACTGTAGAGGCTCGAAAAGttaacatttttacacatacacatacagaaAGAGAGTCATCCACGTGtatcaaataaagaaattaaattAGAAAACACTCAAAACAACTTACATTAAAAGCCATTCACAGCACACGCGCCCCTGACGCTTCAACCCAAGTGACCACAATCAGACAGAGAGAAGCACGCGCGCCGTCTAGTGCTCAAATAATAGATTCAGATTTACGAATGATGTGCAAAAGCTTTACATTTACATCAATTAAATTATAGAAAATGTAAGAGTTTAAAGTGGTAAAagaacatatttattatttggtaATAGAACAtatttattctttattttaACATGGCAATATTTTATACAAtgatttttaaagtaaacttaaaacaaacctATATAGTGAattcgtttttcaaacatctAATTATGTTCAAAACGTAAAATCCTCTGGCACCATAAAGCTGGTTAATGTGAAAGTAGACCAAATAACATTTCGACATTAAAGACCTTTATATACACGTtgatttatgtatatattactattaatgttattatattattaaaagtAAAACTGTATAAGGtggtaaaagatttttaaaaagtaataaataaacCTTCACACTGACGACAATAGCTGATAGAGTTTAATTGCTGTgcttgctataataaatgagtCATGCAAGTAAACAGATAGttacttttattaaaaataaacaaataggGTAATTGTTCGTTTGGCAGCAGAAAACTATAAATATACAGTTGGTAACTATCACTTCGTCTACGTTAAATTTGTTATCCTATCCTACTCCGCAAAATTGTTTTaatggtaaataaataaaacttaactCAAATTGTACTAAAATTCCGTCATGGTCACGTGACACTGAcgcgatttttttttacagacgcGATTCCTTCTATGACCTAATATGGAATCCATGACAACCAAATGACAACACATAGAACGCCAGCTCTCGGGCTATATAAAGCGCAGTTCCACGGTATTGAGTTATTCTGTGGTGAGCTTAGGTAGAGAATAGTCAACCTCAAAACACTCTGCTGAGG
This window of the Paramisgurnus dabryanus chromosome 10, PD_genome_1.1, whole genome shotgun sequence genome carries:
- the LOC135779637 gene encoding heat shock protein 30-like → MNVGIPGKFMNLLVLINRQYKAERLTALESNLNTQPERDTERLRSNTTTEKTLKMLSLHAFQPSLITPFMRIDWPVCSLWPEIEPLYRHTDLLQEMRSSLEKLQHKISEEIQQMSNSEEIQPLTCTVQEKEGSGFALTLDTKDFSPEELSVKQVGRKLQVSGKTEKKQEDGKDSYSYRIQEFRRVFDLPEGVNPETVTCSMTDGKLYIQASVNQISETPERMLHIHCPQTVKTTQTETEKIQNNTNETHKTDQQSTEDQLNRFGLCKAIYEMNFIFI